A genomic stretch from Candidatus Omnitrophota bacterium includes:
- the rplT gene encoding 50S ribosomal protein L20: MARVRHSVATHKRKKRLLKKAKGYFLDRSKQYQQAKRTLDRALVYAYEGRKVKKRTFRSLWITRISAACREAGTTYSAFMNALKKAKVNVDRKILAELAAAEPKVFAKILEQVTEKPNK; the protein is encoded by the coding sequence ATGGCACGGGTAAGGCACAGCGTAGCGACTCATAAAAGAAAGAAGAGATTATTAAAGAAGGCAAAGGGTTATTTTCTGGACAGGAGCAAGCAGTATCAGCAGGCAAAGAGGACCCTGGACAGGGCGCTTGTTTATGCCTATGAGGGCAGGAAGGTAAAGAAGCGCACTTTCCGCTCGCTTTGGATCACGCGTATAAGCGCTGCCTGCAGAGAGGCCGGCACGACTTACAGCGCGTTTATGAACGCTTTGAAGAAAGCAAAAGTGAATGTTGATAGAAAGATTTTAGCGGAATTAGCCGCTGCTGAACCAAAGGTGTTTGCGAAAATATTGGAGCAAGTAACTGAAAAACCTAATAAATGA
- the rpmI gene encoding 50S ribosomal protein L35, with amino-acid sequence MFKTHKGVAKRFRLTKKGKLKYMHAGKSHILTKKSSKRKRRMRRKDYVGSFRMEKQIKRLMLH; translated from the coding sequence ATGTTTAAGACACACAAAGGCGTAGCAAAACGTTTTCGGCTTACTAAAAAAGGGAAGTTAAAGTATATGCACGCGGGTAAGAGCCATATACTTACAAAAAAGAGCTCAAAGAGAAAACGCCGTATGAGGCGCAAGGATTATGTCGGCAGCTTCAGGATGGAAAAACAGATTAAACGGCTTATGTTGCACTGA
- the infC gene encoding translation initiation factor IF-3, whose translation MRRRWSVIKKSIRINERIRAPQLRLIGADGQQLGVVASKQALEMAIQQELDLVEVAPQANPPVCRIMDFSKFKYEQEKKEREAKKHQRVFHIKEIRVKPNIDEHDYQVKLKHVNEFLKKKYKVRVNLFFRGRQLEHRDLGRRVIDKFMQDALQDGQVEKPPMMEGRVLSVVIAPK comes from the coding sequence ATAAGGAGGAGGTGGTCAGTCATTAAAAAGAGCATCAGGATCAATGAGAGGATCCGCGCGCCGCAGTTGCGGCTTATCGGCGCTGACGGCCAGCAGTTAGGCGTTGTCGCTTCCAAGCAGGCGCTGGAGATGGCTATACAGCAGGAACTGGACCTGGTTGAGGTGGCTCCCCAGGCAAACCCGCCCGTATGCCGGATAATGGATTTCAGCAAGTTCAAATACGAACAGGAAAAGAAGGAACGGGAGGCCAAGAAACATCAACGGGTCTTTCATATTAAAGAGATCAGGGTAAAACCTAATATAGACGAGCATGACTATCAGGTCAAATTAAAGCATGTGAACGAATTCCTGAAGAAAAAATACAAGGTAAGGGTGAACCTTTTTTTCAGGGGCAGGCAGCTTGAGCACCGCGACCTGGGCCGGCGCGTCATAGATAAATTCATGCAGGATGCCCTGCAGGACGGGCAGGTGGAAAAACCGCCTATGATGGAAGGCAGGGTATTATCGGTTGTGATCGCGCCAAAGTAA
- the thrS gene encoding threonine--tRNA ligase: MDLDILRHSCSHIMAQAVKELWPEVKLAIGPSIEDGFYYDFDKKEPFTEADLEKIEEKMRRIIKDNEPFKKEMLKKKDAVALFRKLKEDYKIELLNGLKEDEVSVYRTGKKFVDLCRGPHIDSTGGIKAFKLLSVAGAYWHGIETNPMLQRIYGTCFNTQDELKKHLDNLEEAKNRDHRKLGKALGLFDIYYDKAGAGLIFYHPKGAALRRIIEDYEKQEHQKRGYQMVITPHIMQDDLWRTSGHYDYYKENMYALKVEDKEFILKPMNCPGHILIYKSQTRSYRDLPIRFFELGTVYRHEKSGVLHGLLRVRGFTQDDAHIFCRDSQLKAEIQGVIDFVFETMKKFGFEDLGIELSTRPDKSIGNDEDWQRATSALEESLKDKGLEYKINEGDGAFYGPKIDIKLKDALKREWQCATIQCDFALPERFDLTYIDADGKEKRVIMLHRVLLGSLERFIGALIEHYAGDFPLWLSPVQARVIPIKEDISGYAEGIQAELSRSGFRVEVDSRNQTLDKKIREAEVEKVPYILVVGRKEKEANTVSVRSRIKEKGKQRVLNIGELIEEFKTQ; this comes from the coding sequence ATGGACTTGGATATTTTAAGACACAGCTGTTCCCACATAATGGCGCAGGCGGTGAAGGAGCTCTGGCCCGAAGTAAAATTAGCCATAGGCCCCTCCATTGAAGACGGTTTTTATTACGATTTTGATAAGAAAGAGCCGTTTACGGAGGCAGACCTGGAGAAGATAGAAGAGAAGATGCGCCGGATCATAAAGGATAACGAGCCGTTTAAAAAGGAAATGCTGAAGAAGAAAGACGCGGTTGCCCTGTTCAGGAAATTAAAAGAAGATTATAAGATTGAGCTGTTAAACGGGCTCAAAGAAGACGAGGTATCGGTATACAGGACGGGGAAAAAGTTCGTCGATCTCTGCCGCGGGCCGCATATCGACTCAACCGGCGGAATCAAGGCGTTTAAACTGCTTTCCGTTGCCGGGGCATACTGGCATGGAATAGAGACCAACCCCATGCTGCAGAGGATCTACGGCACCTGTTTTAATACGCAGGATGAGCTTAAGAAGCACCTGGATAATTTAGAGGAGGCGAAGAACCGGGACCACCGGAAGCTGGGAAAGGCGTTAGGGCTCTTTGATATATATTACGATAAGGCGGGCGCGGGATTGATCTTCTATCACCCGAAGGGCGCGGCGCTCCGCCGGATAATAGAGGATTATGAGAAACAGGAGCATCAGAAGCGCGGCTATCAAATGGTGATAACCCCGCATATTATGCAGGATGATCTCTGGCGCACCAGCGGCCATTATGATTATTATAAAGAGAATATGTACGCGTTGAAGGTTGAAGATAAGGAATTTATTTTAAAGCCGATGAACTGCCCGGGGCATATACTTATATATAAATCACAGACCAGGAGTTACAGAGATCTGCCTATCCGGTTCTTTGAACTGGGTACGGTTTACAGGCATGAAAAAAGCGGCGTTTTGCACGGCCTGCTCAGAGTCAGGGGGTTTACGCAGGACGACGCCCATATATTTTGCCGGGACTCCCAACTCAAGGCGGAGATACAAGGGGTGATAGATTTTGTTTTTGAGACGATGAAGAAGTTCGGCTTTGAGGATCTGGGCATAGAGCTGAGCACGCGGCCCGATAAGTCCATCGGCAACGATGAGGACTGGCAGCGGGCGACCTCTGCCTTAGAAGAATCCTTGAAAGATAAGGGCTTAGAGTATAAAATAAATGAGGGCGACGGCGCGTTTTACGGCCCCAAGATCGATATAAAATTAAAGGACGCCCTGAAGAGAGAGTGGCAGTGTGCTACTATCCAGTGCGACTTTGCCCTGCCCGAGCGCTTTGACCTTACCTATATTGATGCCGACGGCAAGGAAAAACGGGTTATAATGCTCCACAGGGTCCTGCTGGGCAGCCTTGAGCGCTTTATCGGAGCGTTGATCGAACATTACGCCGGGGATTTTCCCTTGTGGCTTTCGCCGGTACAGGCGCGCGTAATCCCTATCAAGGAAGATATCTCAGGTTACGCGGAGGGCATACAAGCGGAATTGTCGAGAAGCGGTTTCAGGGTAGAGGTGGATTCGCGCAATCAAACGCTGGACAAGAAGATCCGCGAGGCAGAGGTTGAGAAGGTGCCCTACATTCTGGTCGTGGGCAGGAAAGAGAAAGAGGCAAATACGGTTTCAGTTAGAAGCAGGATAAAGGAGAAGGGGAAACAGAGGGTTCTGAATATCGGAGAGCTCATAGAGGAGTTTAAAACACAATAA
- a CDS encoding flavoprotein: MKTKEVIVGICGGIAAYKAADIVRSFKKSGIGVTCVMTKEAGEFVRPLTFQALSGRKVYQDMFEVPDIWDVQHIALAEKADALLIVPATANIIGKLASGICDDLLTCVALATKAPVFIAAAMNENMYEHKAVQDNIDKLRSFGYKMIHPRKGELACGKVGIGCLEDVEKITEEVKRALK; this comes from the coding sequence ATGAAAACTAAAGAGGTTATTGTCGGCATCTGCGGCGGCATAGCGGCGTATAAAGCCGCGGATATTGTAAGGTCGTTCAAAAAAAGCGGCATAGGCGTAACCTGCGTAATGACAAAGGAGGCGGGAGAATTTGTCAGGCCGCTTACATTCCAGGCGCTCTCCGGCCGCAAGGTCTATCAGGATATGTTTGAAGTCCCCGACATCTGGGACGTTCAACACATCGCGCTGGCGGAAAAGGCCGATGCCTTGCTGATCGTGCCTGCCACAGCTAATATAATAGGTAAGCTTGCCTCAGGTATATGCGATGATCTGCTTACTTGTGTGGCCCTGGCCACAAAGGCGCCGGTGTTTATCGCCGCGGCAATGAATGAGAATATGTATGAACACAAGGCGGTCCAGGACAACATAGATAAGCTGCGTTCGTTCGGCTATAAGATGATCCATCCGCGTAAGGGAGAGCTTGCCTGCGGCAAGGTCGGTATCGGCTGCCTTGAGGACGTTGAGAAGATCACGGAAGAGGTAAAAAGGGCTTTGAAATAG